CATGGATCTCGGAAATGCGCATGCCCGTGGAATAAAAAGTCTCAAACATGGCATGGTTGCGCTTTTCCAGCCAGGTGCCGGTTTTGATGGAATCCAGCAACCGGAACACATCATCCACGGTCAGTACCCGGGGAATGGGCCGGCCCAGTTTGGGAAACGGAATTCCGTCCGCCGGATTGGCCAACATCTGTTTTTCTCTCACCAGAAAATCAAAAAACGCTTTTAAAGCGGACAACCGCCGGGACAGGGTCCTTTTTTGTTTTCCCGCCCGGACCCGGGATGCCAGATACTGTTTCAGGGTCTGCCTGTCCACCTGGGCCGCGTGTGCTTCAAAATGGGTCTGCACGTCAGTTGATGGATCCGGGTCATCAGACCAGTCAGCGACAAATTGCAAAAAATCCAGAATATCCGACCGGTACGCCCGGCAGGTATGGGGGGAATATCCTTTTTCCGCAGTCAGAATATCGATGAATCGGTCAAGAATCATGACACAATACCGTTGATCTGCATGACCTGCTGCATGTCTTCCCACACCGGACGTTTCAGGCCCGGATCTTTAAGCAGCTGGGATGGATGAAACGTGGGCATCACTGAAAATCCCCGAATTTCAAAAAATTTTCCCCGAATGGCTGCCACCGGCTTCTGAATCCCGGTCACGATCCGGGCGGCCCGGTCTCCCAGCGCGATCACCACAACCGGCCGAACCGATTGCAGAAAAGCAAACACCTGTTCCGCATCCGGGGCATTGCAAACACAGATGTTGTCTTCAGCCAGTTTCATGGCTGCCAGAATCTTTTTCAACAGCGCTCCTGCCTCACCCGTAAAAAAAGTGTCGGCCCCATCCACCAGCACCACGTTTGCCGATGCCGGACCGGCGTGCCGGAAAGGTTTCCGGGGCACGACCGGCCGGCCCCAGGCGGTCAGAATTTCCAGGGAGCGCGCGGAAAGCGTCACCCGGGTGAGTCCCATTTGTTTCTGACACCGCAGGTATCCGGACAGATCATCGATGATGTCCGGAAGCGTCACGGTCGAAGTCAAAAAAGGGATGTTATCCAAAGGTGTCATGACAGGCCGGAATCAACCGCGCGGATCAAACCGGGTCAGGAGGTTGTCCAGAAGGACATGGGCCACGGCCTGTTTATCCATCAGCGGAATGTCGGTTTTAGACCCGTCTTTGAAAAACAGGGTCACCTTATTGGTGTCGGCCTGAAATCCCGCGTCTTTTCCCCCCACCAGGTTGGCTGCGATCATGTCCAGATTTTTTTTCTTGATTTTTTTAACGGCATTGGCTGCCAGATCATGGGTTTCTGCGGCAAACCCCACCAGAAACTGGTCGGGCCGCTTGCGCTCCCCCATAGTCCGGAGAATGTCCGGATTCTGCACCAGGGTCAGGGTCATGCGGTCCTGGTCAGATGTTTTTTTTATTTTCAGAGTTTCCTGGCGATCCGGCCGGAAATCCGCCACAGCCGCCACCTGAATGATGATATCTGCACAATCCATTTTCGAGAGCATGGTATCAGCCATATCATGGCAGGTCTGTACGCAAATTGTTTCAACGCCCACAGGCGGATCCAGGCTCACCGGACCGGTGACCAGGGTCACGGAGGCGCCCCGCATTTCTGCGGCTTTGGCAACGGCATACCCCATTTTGCCGGAGGAGTGATTGCTCACATACCGCACCGGGTCAATGGGCTCCAGGGTGGGGCCGGCCGACACCAATACCTGTTTGCCGGCAAAATCTTTGGGTGTCAGCATATGTTCCATGCGGTCCACAATGAGCCGGGGATCGGGCAGACGGCCGGGTCCTGTGGTTTTGCAGGCCAGAGATCCGGTGTCCGGATCCAGGATATGGATCCCGTCCTGTTCCAGGACATCCAGGTTTCGCTGGACCCGGATATTTTCATACATATGGGTGTTCATGGCCGG
Above is a window of Desulfotignum balticum DSM 7044 DNA encoding:
- the xerA gene encoding site-specific tyrosine recombinase/integron integrase, which produces MILDRFIDILTAEKGYSPHTCRAYRSDILDFLQFVADWSDDPDPSTDVQTHFEAHAAQVDRQTLKQYLASRVRAGKQKRTLSRRLSALKAFFDFLVREKQMLANPADGIPFPKLGRPIPRVLTVDDVFRLLDSIKTGTWLEKRNHAMFETFYSTGMRISEIHGLNMDHIDFHNQVIRVSGKGGKQRIVPVGRRALTAVRTYRDTVSTDLKPVFLNKDFGRLSTRSIRRILDHIVNQCGLHVPVSPHVLRHCFATHMLDSGADLRGIQEILGHASLSTTQVYTHVSMDHLMQVYDNAHPRS
- the coaBC gene encoding bifunctional phosphopantothenoylcysteine decarboxylase/phosphopantothenate--cysteine ligase CoaBC: MTILNQKHILLGVTGGIAAYKSVELLRLLKKAGADVEVAMTEAALRFVGKTTFEVLSENPVITDLWEDSHGSVAHIDVATRCDAAVIAPATANCIAKLAHGLADDALTTTFLAVTAPVMICPAMNTHMYENIRVQRNLDVLEQDGIHILDPDTGSLACKTTGPGRLPDPRLIVDRMEHMLTPKDFAGKQVLVSAGPTLEPIDPVRYVSNHSSGKMGYAVAKAAEMRGASVTLVTGPVSLDPPVGVETICVQTCHDMADTMLSKMDCADIIIQVAAVADFRPDRQETLKIKKTSDQDRMTLTLVQNPDILRTMGERKRPDQFLVGFAAETHDLAANAVKKIKKKNLDMIAANLVGGKDAGFQADTNKVTLFFKDGSKTDIPLMDKQAVAHVLLDNLLTRFDPRG
- a CDS encoding uracil-DNA glycosylase family protein, which produces MTPLDNIPFLTSTVTLPDIIDDLSGYLRCQKQMGLTRVTLSARSLEILTAWGRPVVPRKPFRHAGPASANVVLVDGADTFFTGEAGALLKKILAAMKLAEDNICVCNAPDAEQVFAFLQSVRPVVVIALGDRAARIVTGIQKPVAAIRGKFFEIRGFSVMPTFHPSQLLKDPGLKRPVWEDMQQVMQINGIVS